In one Hemitrygon akajei chromosome 3, sHemAka1.3, whole genome shotgun sequence genomic region, the following are encoded:
- the znf410 gene encoding zinc finger protein 410 isoform X2 — translation MIELRTALKSEAESMLSDELEPKPELLVQFVQNTFIPLGEGFEEPQQGEVRCLPPTKASDSSASDPVVPSQVGVPEAGSRSASGENADGSAPWYLRVQELAHDSLVAATRAQLAKHSKGEPEDSCAAADSVEGAPTEVNQETPQGEKTLKCSYEGCSRTFLWHAHLKYHLKTHKNDRSFTCPKEGCGKSFYVLQRLKVHMRTHNGEKPYTCPEDDCGKKFTTAGNLKNHMRIHTGEKPFVCAARSCGRCFTEYSSLRKHMVVHSGEKPFQCTICWKTFSQSGSRNVHMRKCHDIRLVFSDQEEAAASGLPDDGVGSVPEMPSGFSIATASVLSPSALEAQPLVLPQSVLGAEEEVLPESSPLVTGTTTTASIVVLPQPHHLVAIATAGHSYEEVVTVLIQ, via the exons ATGATTGAGTTAAGGACTGCGTTG AAATCAGAGGCTGAATCTATGTTGTCAGATGAACTAGAACCCAAACCTGAG TTGCTGGTGCAGTTTGTGCAGAATACATTTATACCCTTGGGAGAAGGGTTTGAAGAGCCACAACAGGGTGAAGTCCGATGTCTACCTCCAACGAAAGCCA GTGACTCCTCTGCCTCTGATCCTGTGGTGCCGAGTCAAGTCGGGGTGCCTGAAGCTGGAAGCAGGTCAGCTTCCGGTGAAAATGCAGATGGGAGCGCCCCGTGGTATCTCCGCGTTCAGGAACTGGCGCACGACAGCCTCGTAGCTGCAACCAGGGCACAGCTGGCCAAACATTCAAAAG GAGAGCCAGAGGACAGCTGCGCTGCAGCAGATTCTGTGGAAGGTGCGCCAACTGAGGTGAATCAAGAGACTCCGCAGGGTGAGAAGACCCTCAAGTGCTCCTATGAAGGCTGCAGCAGGACCTTCCTCTGGCACGCCCACCTGAAATATCACCTGAAAACCCACAA GAATGACCGTTCATTCACCTGcccaaaggaaggatgtggaaagagTTTCTACGTGCTGCAGAGATTAAAGGTGCACATGAGGACTCATAACGGAGAGAAGCCCTACACCTGCCCTGAGGATGACTGTGGGAAGAAGTTTACAACAGCCGGCAACTTGAAGAACCACATGCGAATTCACACTG GGGAGAAGCCATTTGTCTGTGCAGCCAGAAGCTGTGGACGGTGTTTCACAGAGTACTCCAGTCTGCGGAAACACATGGTCGTGCATTCAG GTGAGAAGCCTTTCCAGTGCACTATTTGCTGGAAGACGTTCTCTCAGAGCGGCAGCAGGAATGTCCACATGCGGAAATGCCACGATATCCGTCTTGTCTTCAGTGACCAAGAAGAGGCTGCAG CCAGTGGCCTACCTGACGATGGTGTGGGAAGTGTACCAGAGATGCCTTCAGGATTTTCAATAGCTACAGCTTCTGTGCTTTCACCATCTGCCCTGGAAGCACAGCCTTTGGTGTTACCACAGAGTGTACTTGGAGCAGAGGAGG AAGTATTGCCTGAGAGTTCACCATTAGTTACTGGCACAACAACTACAGCGTCCATTGTGGTTCTGCCCCAGCCACACCATCTTGTCGCCATAGCCACTGCAGGACATTCTTATGAGGAAGTAGTAACTGTATTAATACAGTGA
- the znf410 gene encoding zinc finger protein 410 isoform X1, whose product MIELRTALKSEAESMLSDELEPKPELLVQFVQNTFIPLGEGFEEPQQGEVRCLPPTKASKSAIHNAILPSGDSSASDPVVPSQVGVPEAGSRSASGENADGSAPWYLRVQELAHDSLVAATRAQLAKHSKGEPEDSCAAADSVEGAPTEVNQETPQGEKTLKCSYEGCSRTFLWHAHLKYHLKTHKNDRSFTCPKEGCGKSFYVLQRLKVHMRTHNGEKPYTCPEDDCGKKFTTAGNLKNHMRIHTGEKPFVCAARSCGRCFTEYSSLRKHMVVHSGEKPFQCTICWKTFSQSGSRNVHMRKCHDIRLVFSDQEEAAASGLPDDGVGSVPEMPSGFSIATASVLSPSALEAQPLVLPQSVLGAEEEVLPESSPLVTGTTTTASIVVLPQPHHLVAIATAGHSYEEVVTVLIQ is encoded by the exons ATGATTGAGTTAAGGACTGCGTTG AAATCAGAGGCTGAATCTATGTTGTCAGATGAACTAGAACCCAAACCTGAG TTGCTGGTGCAGTTTGTGCAGAATACATTTATACCCTTGGGAGAAGGGTTTGAAGAGCCACAACAGGGTGAAGTCCGATGTCTACCTCCAACGAAAGCCAGTAAGAGTGCAATACACAACGCAATCTTGCCCTCTG GTGACTCCTCTGCCTCTGATCCTGTGGTGCCGAGTCAAGTCGGGGTGCCTGAAGCTGGAAGCAGGTCAGCTTCCGGTGAAAATGCAGATGGGAGCGCCCCGTGGTATCTCCGCGTTCAGGAACTGGCGCACGACAGCCTCGTAGCTGCAACCAGGGCACAGCTGGCCAAACATTCAAAAG GAGAGCCAGAGGACAGCTGCGCTGCAGCAGATTCTGTGGAAGGTGCGCCAACTGAGGTGAATCAAGAGACTCCGCAGGGTGAGAAGACCCTCAAGTGCTCCTATGAAGGCTGCAGCAGGACCTTCCTCTGGCACGCCCACCTGAAATATCACCTGAAAACCCACAA GAATGACCGTTCATTCACCTGcccaaaggaaggatgtggaaagagTTTCTACGTGCTGCAGAGATTAAAGGTGCACATGAGGACTCATAACGGAGAGAAGCCCTACACCTGCCCTGAGGATGACTGTGGGAAGAAGTTTACAACAGCCGGCAACTTGAAGAACCACATGCGAATTCACACTG GGGAGAAGCCATTTGTCTGTGCAGCCAGAAGCTGTGGACGGTGTTTCACAGAGTACTCCAGTCTGCGGAAACACATGGTCGTGCATTCAG GTGAGAAGCCTTTCCAGTGCACTATTTGCTGGAAGACGTTCTCTCAGAGCGGCAGCAGGAATGTCCACATGCGGAAATGCCACGATATCCGTCTTGTCTTCAGTGACCAAGAAGAGGCTGCAG CCAGTGGCCTACCTGACGATGGTGTGGGAAGTGTACCAGAGATGCCTTCAGGATTTTCAATAGCTACAGCTTCTGTGCTTTCACCATCTGCCCTGGAAGCACAGCCTTTGGTGTTACCACAGAGTGTACTTGGAGCAGAGGAGG AAGTATTGCCTGAGAGTTCACCATTAGTTACTGGCACAACAACTACAGCGTCCATTGTGGTTCTGCCCCAGCCACACCATCTTGTCGCCATAGCCACTGCAGGACATTCTTATGAGGAAGTAGTAACTGTATTAATACAGTGA